The segment GATGGCTTCGCAGGTTGCGATAGGTATGGAAGCGGTAGACGTGTTGCCATATCGCTCGATATCGATGAAACATTGCTCCATCGGGATTTCAAGGCCACGCATGGCAGCTTCAATGATACGCAGGTTTGCCTGGTGGGGAATCACAAGTTGGATATCCCCGATTTTCATGTCAGCCGCCGCAACCACATCCTTCGTAGCTTGTACGATCACCCGGGAAGCAAAGCGGAATACTTCCCGGCCATTCATATGGATGGTATGTTCGTGATTTTGAACTGTTTCCGCACTGGCTGGCTTATAGCTGCCACCGGCAGGCACAGAAAGTAGATCGCCCCCCGAACCATCCGAGCGCATCACGGATGAGAGTAAACCACCTGGCTCATCCCCTGCTTGAAGGATGAACGCACCTGCACCGTCGCCAAAAAGGATACAGGTGTTGCGGTCCTGCCAGTTCACAAAACGGGATAAGGTCTCGGCACCAATCACCATTGCATTTTGAATTGAGCCGCTCCGAATCGCCTGGGTAGCCATATTCACAGCGAAGATAAAACCAGAACAAGCTGCCGAAAGGTCAAATGCGCCGGCATGCAATGCACCGATCCGATCCTGAACCAGGCAGGCGGTGGCAGGAAAAACATGCTCCGGTGAGGAGGTTGAAACAATGATCAGATCTAAATCAGCTGGGTTTAGATTGGCTACTCGCAGGGCATTAAGGGCTGCCTCCCTGGCAAGGGTCGCAGTAGATTCATCCTCATTGACAATGTGACGCTGACAGATTCCAGTACGCGATTGTATCCATGCGTCATCCGTCTCCACAATTTTCTCCAGGTCTGCATTGGTCAGCACCCTGGAAGGAACCGCCATTCCCCACCCAGTGATATGGGCATAGGGGCACATAATTAAGCCCCTCGATAACGACTCAGGATGATACTGGCGTTGTGCCCCCCAAAACCGAAAGAGTTTGACATGATATTCTGGACCACCGCCTGCCGGGCTTGATTAGGAACATAATCGAGATCACACTCGGGGTCAGGAGTTTCATAGTTGATCGTGGGTGGTAATATTCCATCCTGCAGGGATTTGATGCAAATAACAGCTTCCAGAGCACCCGCAGCTCCTAATAGATGACCGGTCATCGACTTCGTGGAAGAGACAGGAATTTTATAGGCAAGATCACCAAAAACATATTTGATTGCCTGGGTTTCGCTTCTATCATTCAAAAGTGTGCTGGTACCATGGGCATTGATATAACCAATGTCCTCCACGCCTAGCTTGGCATCAGCCAGGGCGTTCTGCATACACTTAGCGGCCCCCTCTCCATTTTCAGCGGGAGCTGAGATATGAAATGCATCATTGGTCGTCCCATACCCGATAATTTCACCCAGGATCGTGGCACCACGCTGCACCGCATGGTCAAGTGATTCCAACACCACCACACCTGCCCCTTCACCCATCACGAATCCATCGCGAGTCTTATCAAAAGGCCGGGAGGCACGTTCGGGTTCCTCATTGCGGGTGGACAAGGCTGTCATCACGG is part of the Anaerolineales bacterium genome and harbors:
- a CDS encoding 3-oxoacyl-ACP synthase, with the protein product MCPYAHITGWGMAVPSRVLTNADLEKIVETDDAWIQSRTGICQRHIVNEDESTATLAREAALNALRVANLNPADLDLIIVSTSSPEHVFPATACLVQDRIGALHAGAFDLSAACSGFIFAVNMATQAIRSGSIQNAMVIGAETLSRFVNWQDRNTCILFGDGAGAFILQAGDEPGGLLSSVMRSDGSGGDLLSVPAGGSYKPASAETVQNHEHTIHMNGREVFRFASRVIVQATKDVVAAADMKIGDIQLVIPHQANLRIIEAAMRGLEIPMEQCFIDIERYGNTSTASIPIATCEAIQQGRLQYGNTIVFVGFGAGLTWGAALVRWTGPFLPHRHIYPASYQLWVSIRSRLLRLLRRIEGWIWGRDR
- the fabF gene encoding beta-ketoacyl-[acyl-carrier-protein] synthase II, whose amino-acid sequence is MRKRVVITGLGCVSPLGNDVSTMWGNISTGKSGVGYITHYDTTRYKVKIAAEVKDFNGVALFGTRDARRMDRYAQFALASALQALQEAQLTITDENRDRIGIVLGCGIGGMGTLNEQTHIFFDRGPDRVSPLLVPMMLPDAAASMVGLQLGARGPNLAIVAACASGTNAIGEAFEMVRHGRADVVLSGGCEAVIVPIAMAGLTVMTALSTRNEEPERASRPFDKTRDGFVMGEGAGVVVLESLDHAVQRGATILGEIIGYGTTNDAFHISAPAENGEGAAKCMQNALADAKLGVEDIGYINAHGTSTLLNDRSETQAIKYVFGDLAYKIPVSSTKSMTGHLLGAAGALEAVICIKSLQDGILPPTINYETPDPECDLDYVPNQARQAVVQNIMSNSFGFGGHNASIILSRYRGA